CCTCTTGCTGCGGACACGCCACGCACCGGACCGGCGTTGCGGTCGACCAGACCGGCGTCGCCCGAGGCGTTGCATGTTGATGCCATAAACATAGGCCGGGCGCCAACGCGACACAACGCCGCGTTGGCATCATGACCCGTCGGACCGATCGGCCATGGCGGCGTCAGGTGGTCAGCCGGAGATCAGATCGCCGGGGCCAGATCACTGGTCATCGCCGCTGACCGCCAGACGATAGCGTTCAGTGGTGCGGTCCACGCGACGCGCCAGCTCGCGCATGATCTCGATCGCCATCTGCGGAACCTGGGCGATCAGCTGATAGAACAGCTCCTTGGATATCCTGAGAGCCGTGACCGGCGAGGCCGCGACCACCGTCGCCGTGCGCGGCACATCGCAGAGGATGGCGATTTCACCCACCACGTCGTTTCGGCCCAGATCCGCCACCTTCAGCGGCCCGCGCGGTGTCGCCACCTGCACCTCGGCGCTGCCCTCGACGATGATATAGACCGCATCGCCCACCTCGCCTTCCGAGAACACCGTGTCGCCCGGATCGAAGGTCAGCCTCTCGCTGGTAAAGGCGACGAGCTTGAGCTTCGCCGGCTCGATGTTCGCGAACATCGGCACATTGCGCAGCACCTCCACGTCACGGATCAGGCTCACTGTCGCCTCCTGCACCTGGAGCAGATCACATCCCGATGCCCTCATCGGGACGACTAACGATGCCCGGGCCGCGGCCATGGGCCCGCGGCTCCGCGGCCTTGCATGACGTCACGCGTCGCCGACCAGACGCCGATACGCGCTGCCGTCGATATCCACCTCGTCGGGCGTCCCCGACTGCACCACCCGTCCACCCTGCATGACCACCACCCGATCGAAGGACCGGGCCAGAACCGGCCGCTGCACGGACCATACGATGGCACGCCCTGTCATCGCCTCGCGCAGCCGCTCGATAATCTCCACCTGCTCCAGCGCATCGACGGCCGATGTCGGCTCGGACAGCACCATCATGT
The genomic region above belongs to Tistrella bauzanensis and contains:
- a CDS encoding cyclic nucleotide-binding domain-containing protein — encoded protein: MRASGCDLLQVQEATVSLIRDVEVLRNVPMFANIEPAKLKLVAFTSERLTFDPGDTVFSEGEVGDAVYIIVEGSAEVQVATPRGPLKVADLGRNDVVGEIAILCDVPRTATVVAASPVTALRISKELFYQLIAQVPQMAIEIMRELARRVDRTTERYRLAVSGDDQ